The Porites lutea chromosome 11, jaPorLute2.1, whole genome shotgun sequence genome contains the following window.
atatagccttgtagtagctcaaccaatcagaacgcagcattgataatagacaactagttggattttactatgaaaaaaaagtatttaagtATGACTAACGGCACCGAAGTtactgttcctttttttcttacgttGGAGGTTTAGAAATCACCAACTCTTTGTCCGAAATAAATCTGAATTTGGGCAACACTGGTCATTCGGAATCCTCTCTTCACTGAGGTTGTGAAAAACACAGCAGCATGGCTTCCACAGTCCTGGGGCTGGCATGTCCCATTCCAGATGTGTTATATATCATTTACTTCGTCCGTGGCTAACTCTGACTAAGAGAATTTGACTAAGTATCAGGTGTTTCTGGGGGGAAAGGTTGAAGAGAGAAAAGAACTTAAGAGGGGCTTCTGATGAATTCGATTCAGCCGTAGCACAACCTTAacgattcacgtttacgccaaacgacAAACGTGATTTTGTACcacatgaccaagttttcccgTTAATTGTCGTTTACTTCACCGAGGAGGATGATATCTCACTTATATTTTCCGAACTGAATGCAAGGTTTCCCAATCATTGCCCAGTTTACGCCAACACTCAGCATGTATAGTCACCACACTTTTAATTTAACTTTTGCAGGCAAATTTCGGATAAGATGAATATATGTAGTAAGAGTGAAAGGAAAGTGACCGATGCCAAAGAGTTGGATGTCACAGACAAACCGAAGCATGCTCAAGATTATAAGGTATTAAATTCTAACCAAAAGCCACTAGTCCtttccttcttccttttcccTTCCACTTGATCACAGGCTGagcaataggccatttcagagttccaaaaaatctcactttcaaaacgaggctaagtgcgaaacctttgttgtgaaaatgagttttatttgcctcataattaaaaatcattttcatatcaatggcttcgcacttagcctcgctttgaaagtgagattttttgggactcggaaatggcctattcaggaaaaaaagttatttagtGTGCACGTTATAGGTTCCGtcacttgttttttgttttactttgttttggttttgtccTCGTTTTTTACGGTttgttgactaactgatttgtatacaagaaaggttttattttgttctgtttaGGTAATACTTTGTAGTTTGTCTTTCATTTGTCTAGGATAAAACATTTGTGCATACCACCGTTACCCTTCCTCCTTAAAAGGTCGGGGAACAACACAAGGGCTAATAGTGCATAAAGAACCATATTCACAATTTACAACCCCACTGAATATAAATCAATATAAGTGATAAAAAAAACGTAATCATGTAATGATAAAATCATGATCACATATCACAGAACCCACATTTGAAGCTGAACAGTTTTTACACgatgtttttcctttgtcgttTAGGAGATAGACAACAGCCAGGGTAGGATATTGATCTACCCAGCTGAGTTTGATGCAGAAAACGAAAAGGAATATTTAGACTTTCAGCGTTGGTGCCAAGAGGATGACACGGATATGCCATCGTGGCCGCCCGAAGAGGAAACTcccaaagaagaagaaaaaaagagccAAATAGACGAAGAAACCGACGAGGACAGTGACGACGAAAGTGACGACAGCTATGACTGGTCCCCAGAATATCCAGAACAGTATACAGTCACAAGCGATCCAATACCTGCTGAAGCAACCATTAGTCGTCCGATCGCCTACCTGCTATTTAGAGACAGAGCCGAGCTTTTGTTTCAAGGCATCACGAAAGCTATTTCGTCGGCCAAAAAATCTACAAAATTAAGCCCCTTACAGGAAGCAGTTTTGAAGAACATTAACGAAAACAGAAAATTGCCTCGCATTGCGTTGTCGCTTGAGAGAACTAGCTTTCTGGTTCGTGTTTCTGTTCTACGGTCATCTGTGCCTGTTTACCGAGACATTAGGGTCCCATCAAATATGAATCTGCGCATGTTCCAAACCCGCGTTCTGTGTCCTGTCTTCGACTGGGATTCAAAGATAATGCCtctaaaatacatgtactacCTCCCGCATACGTGCTATCCCTCTGGGCGCCGACCCTTGTCAAACTTCAAAGACATTGTGTTCACAACACCCTATCAAGACGATTTCACTGGGATGGTGATGACATTCAACCAGGAAGCCACTAATGCggaaatcattgacgataggaATGTTTGTCTCGTAGACTTTTTGCAGGATGCCGGGAACACTTTATACTACCAGCATAACCTGGCAATACCTGTAACGTTACAGCTCAAACTTTTGCAAATTGGCCAAGAGGATACTGTGGAGCTTATTGGAGGGACGGGCATCAGTCCACCTGAGAGTGACTTGGTAACGGATGGCCCATTTGACGAACAAATACTTGGAATTGATACTTTCAATCTTGCTATCAAATGGCTACAATCTGTCTCTATCCACGAGAGCTACAAGAGGGAAGGCATGCGCCTGTTGCAGATCCAACTGAAAGACTCAAAGACGTTTGACCCGACAAAATTTGATCTACCTGGTGCGCGCGAAAGACTTAATCGGTCAATTCGTCATTCTACTGCAAGGACCCATCTACCAATCACGACAGGGCAATCAATGGCCGTGATGTTTTCAGATGACCCAAGAGCCATTATTAGGAATCTCCCAAAAGTAAGTTTTTTGGGAATGTGTAAAACATGCCTTAAAGAGAACGTCAAATTGCTAAAATGTGGACGTTGTAAAAGCGTGTTTTACTGCTCAAAAGACTGCCAGAAAAAAGACTGGAAGTCTCATAAAGCAGTGTGTGCCGTTGCTTACCATAAATAACCCGTAGCACTAAGAATAGGCGGATTCATCGTGGCGTCATTGcttacatttttgctcattagcatacgagttAATCCATAGAAGATGTAGCCGTATTGAAAAAACAATTTCATAGGTTAAATTTTATagtaaaatgaaatataaaattgTCCTCACATATAACATTTATAACAAACTTCAATAGTTTTGGTGCAAGAATACCAAACAGAGGTGTCTTGCAAAAATTGATAGAacttatatatttatttagatATTGTTCAGATTGAATCAACAATGGCAATAGCTAAAAGTTACAAAATGGGTACAATAACTATAAGTATTAAGTTTGTCAGGTTGATGATGATTATGCTCGTTTTTAATTTAGAAACGCAAAAGTTATTGTGCCTGGAGTTAATTCGGCACAGTTTTGCTTGTATGTTGAGGGTctagttttgttatatttcattCCTTAAACTCaattaaaatattctttttttaattgtcGAACGCAAGAGTTAGTTAACTATGAAGGATTAAGCGATGTTTTAGCGAAGGAGATTAACACAGATTACAAATAAAAAACTTGATAATTAAGGCTAACCTAAGATGTAAAACCGTGACAAACCCCGAAAGGTGACTTTCAACTAGCAAGCATTAGGTAATACAAGACAAAAGCCGCGCCTAATACTtattttttcaagatttttgttttatgTAGCTTCTTTTTCAGTTATCAAATTTTTCATGTAGAATTTGGAAAGGGAGATTAATTCGAGCAAAGGACGATCTACAATCCGCGCTTAACTGGTCTCTCTAGCTCCTTCCAGTTGCGCTGTATGGCATCCCATTTACCAAACTCATACAGGGTATGCCTTGTACCCCAGTGCCACCAGTGCCGCCATTGATAGAAAAGGCTGGCACTCAGCTCCAGAGCGGTCAGGCGGACGGACAGGTCTACACACCACTTGTTCCCAgggtcacggttgtcacggtagGATAGCATCACAGGTAGACCAACGCGAACTAATGTGCCATCTCCGTATGCACCTCCGCGGATAAAGTATGCTGACACGTATCCTTCAATGCTTGCTGTGACTTCGGCTGTCCATGTCCATGTTCCCATTCAACAATGACAGATTGAATTTTACTAGGAACCAGTACTCTTCGGATGTCTTGTTAAGGACCTGGATACCAACTATCGCACCGATGTTAGCtgcaaacacaaaaacaaaaacgaggCTGAGTTCCTCGATACTTGGTTAGCAGTTACTCCGTGGGTTACCTACAAAAACAGCATATAAGTTGGCATGGTAACTCCAGAGGGCACTCCTTTATCTGGACTAAAGGGGTAAGTTCCGctaagagaggataaagctcagAGAATTAATCTCCCATATGGGCCCTATAGCTATCTCAATCCTTCTAAAGATATTTTTAGATCTTTTCTGAGATCTGTTGTTTCCAAGAGCACGAGGGTTGAGTGATAGCCAATCATATGTCTCTTTACGGTCTAAAATTTTACTATTTGGCTCCTTTAACAGTATGAAGGTTAGCCATACATTTGTGGTACCAAGACttattttttgcagaaaaatataATTCCATGATGCCAGTTTAAAATATTGATCCCCTTAAATTGCTGCATGCGGAACACATGAATCAGGTCATAAACTTTTGTCTTAAAAAAGGTAGCAAAATGCCTTTAACAGGGTGAGGGACTGAATGAGTCGGCAGCACACCCAGGGGGGACTCCCAtgtgaaaggggcggggatgctcacGCGaagaaaaattatatattttcgaTTCGTTTTCTTTACTCAATTTacgtaatcaaagtttaaaatggtctctctttttagggtcaaaaaaaggttgggccacgcccagattggtctccttagaggttaatttaaaatttgcgacgagcatccccgcccctttcatatgggagtcccccagGAGGGCACACCTCTACTCACACTTCCCTTGAGAgcctctcccccaccccccgcgGCGGATTTGCGCTGTTCGATTTTTCGACTAACTCAACCCAGGCTTGTTGTCGAGTCCGAAAGGGCAGAGCCGTGTAGAGGGGGTGGGAAAATACTACTTCCTTCCCTCACCCTGCTAAGCCCGCTAAGCCCACCACAATGATATCACTGTATTCTTCCTAATCTTCTTAGTGCTCTCCCGAAAAATACGTCTGCACAGGTGTTTAAGACAACTATTTTGATCTCGGAAGGTTCAGGTGAACACAGGTCCACTCGGGACACACGGGCAGTTGAactaatataaatataaaactcTGATATCCGGGTTTCATTTGAGGAAGAACTTACGCACGATATGCTTACTGAGTCATGACCAGTAAGGAGTGAAGTGGAGTTAGGAAAACATCACGTAATGCCTCAAAAAACTGAACTTGAAAAAGATATACCCTTCTGTGCACCATTTCCTTGAATTTCTATCTGCTGATTCACCTTATATGCCAGAGTCTCGCCTTTGTCCAAGCTTACTTCAACCAGACGAGTTGGAGCTGTTTTCGCCGTTTTTCTCGATGCAAAATACAAACTAATGGAAATCACAGCACCAAGCAAAGGAACTACAACTAAGATAATGATAACAGTGATCTTGGTCTTTTGCCAGGGAAACTTTTTCCCCACAAAATTATAGCTCTTGTTGTCACTAAACTCAGCTTTTGGTTCTGGGTCCTTATTCGCCTCCATGTTGGTGGAGCTGAAGGGATCAAAAAAGAGACAGAGAAACGTGTAAATACAAGCAAGGGAATCGAAGCTACTATTGTAGTCAAAGAGACAGAGAAACGTGTAAATACAAGCAAGGGAATCGAAGCTACTATTGTAGTCACATAATCACTATTTacttaaaattcacttttcaatCCTTTGGTAGTGTTCTTCTGAGCTCCGAAGCAATGCattggctattttttctgacGACAGTTTAGTTCCACCGTAACTGAATTCTCATTTCATGGTGATAAAAAGCGCGCGCGTGGATACAACTTCAACGAGGGCGCATAATTATAAAGTGGAtaaactgcaaattatagtagttgctaaaagaTACATCTACATGTCGTGACTGTTCGTCAATAGGATGCAtcaaatgtgtgcaattccacaatttgTTTcagctccattaaatcctataccaactATTACTCGTAAAGCATTTTAGGAGGGGCCACCCACAATGTgtggaaaataacgcaaagtaaacTTAAGACGTTATgtaacgaactaaatgtacacgtcaattCTCTAAATGAATAGAGTAAATAATTCACGCGCACAAAATAAAACTGTGCGCGTATACGTACCAAGATACAACTGAAACTGACAAATCTAAGTAATAAATAAGGGATGTAGGGATATTAATTCAAccctggattgctaatctcatctccccCAGGGCGGCACCATACTTCTCggacgataagaccatggcgatTGAATgatttattaaatgatttctgatGTAGATTTGTTTCAAAGTCTTGTTGTCTGAGACGTAATGAAAGTCCGCGGAGTCTATTTATCATGAAGGCAACTTTGGACGTGCGaattctagcatatctcaccagttgaTATATAAACACCTTCAGCTGGATTGACGGGAATGTAGCTGTCCAGAGTCCgtatataataataatcatgcCAGAAGTAACAGAGGATTAGTTATTCAGGTGACATTTTAGGATCTGATCAGAACTTGAATGTGCTAAGATGTCAAAAAGTCCCCCAAAATGCACAAAACATTATTGGAGGTCTAAGCAATCGAGCATTAACTCCCTAACAGTTATCCTTTTGTGACTTCGAATTCTCAGGAAGCATGCATTCTTGAAGCTTTAACGACTCATTGTCTCATGATGCTGAACCCGGAAACGAAACCATGAATACCACAAAGTATCTTTTGATCTTACCCGCCAATTGGAGTGAAACGGCTGAGTTCCATGTTCTTGAGATTGTAGTGTTTCCTTGTCTAACCTGTCACAATGAATGACGcactttttactttttattcctGATAAACTTCTGGAGCTGGAGGCGAGCTTATCAGAAAAAGCAACCCTGCATTACTTCTTGACCCCATATCTAATTGCAACTGACCCAGACTCTCAATCATGCCAAAATGAACTTGATCCTCAACTTTAAATTCAACGAAGATGTCACGACTTCCCGTGACGGAGCCACAACTTAAGGAAAGTGCAATGGTACCGGGTAGAGTGGGGCCGGGGCGGGGTGCTCATCAGACCTTGATTTCATCTTGATTCTCTGGCTCCGTTACCcggggtgccagagacttttctagcgcggtttccggtttcgtggcttcggcctacggccgaAGAGGTGTCGGCCTTCAGCCAACACCAAAAATTCGCGCCGCACGGGGGAAAAACCTCTGGTATCCAGGGTATGGCTCCGTGTACTTGGTAAGCATGAAGCAAGGGAAGCAAGGGTAAAAGGTACAAAAAACGGTCCCCAAATACGTATGGGCCGGGACTGCATGTGCAAAAGGGAAAGGTGCGTCAAGGAAAATCTTGCAGAATGATAACTAACGCCTGTGACTCAGCATAGGACAGTTAAAGCGGATTGGGAAAGAACACTTTTGTAATCTTTATTATGTAATTAACACATGTGCCATTAGGTATTCTGAGGTTGATAAAGTTCCtgttctgggcccagttgttcgaaggccgattagcgcttaacccagggttaaacttaacccgggtttctctttcttgtgttcaaaagcattttctcggataattttctctgttatatttagagctttcaatcatcaacttgcagacaaaaagaattaaaactgaaatgctttttaagctttcaaatctgaattcaaatcttgcactaatcttgggttatcttaacctggCTTTGAACAACACGGCCCTGTTCTGTTCTAGGATTGAGGACGGGGGAGCGGTGGGGTCTGGGTTTCGTTTCGATCTAAAAACGAGGGGAGGAGGGGCTGGCTCTTTCGCCAGTTTCCTTCTAAATATAAGTTTTGCGTGACAAGAACTTTCCGCTTTCCTTTGTTACCGTATCAGCCAATTTAAAGATTTTACAAATATGGATGAAAAATCAAAGATGAATTTGCCGTTACTGCTAGTCTTGGCCACGTTGCATCAGTTAAAGCCCAGCCTAACTGGATCGCGATCCCGTTGGTCACTAAGAGTGGATTGAAAGTCTATTTTTCGTTCATGGCGAAGCGTTTTCGCGTTTTTACCTTCAATGTGTTTGATTTCTCAGTCACGTATTTATTTTCCACACTAACGCTATCCCTTCCTTCATGCGCGGACCTTTCTTAGAACAAATCATAACCTTTAGTAAAATTTAAAGGACTTTAAATGTCTAAATGTCAACTAAAGAGTAACTATTAAATTATATCTTCCTGGCGTTGCCATGACAACATCTCATTCACATCCTCAAGTTGGGGGTTTCTGTCTGTGGAACTTTGATTGACTTCCTGGATAAAGGAAGTTTTAACTCTTGTGCGTAATGGCGAGTTGTCCGTAAGGCGGCAGTTGAAAGTCCTTTCGTAACAACTTGTGTTCTTTTCCACTTAAGAATTTATCGAATCAAGGTTTGATCCGATACTTTTCGTGTTTGTAAGCCAACTCATGATCCGATGTCTTTATTCTCTACCGCTATTCCAGTATTCACGAGGGTTCTCTCTCTTTTCCCACACTGACGATGACGTGAACTTAATTTCATTCATTCTCAGGACTTCAATCATAAAATcctgcaaaacaaataaatgacaGTTTGTTGATCTCTTGAGACTGTTTGGTTTGCTACACGCAACTCTTTAAAAATAAGGGAGAATACTAACTGAGCAATAATGACTTCAAGAAATGTTGTTTTCTTCCAAATTCTCTTACCGTATTTGTTCTGTGAACTAACAGTGAAAGGTTTGAaaccaggagtcatttcataagttgGTGGAATATGATTGTTTGGGTATggagtcctgaataggactgttgttgacagcgaCTGACATTTCGACCTGTGCGGtagcatagttaattgagtggaatggttatgaaacccgtcagactcctttgttatatgtttttgcggacctgaaagtgcacaaaattcaaaagaattcctatcattttgattgtattgaccaataaaaacgttgcattaatttattccgtaacaatttgccaacagaaaacaaaggattgtgcactttcacgGTGCTTTGAACATAAaatgcagcactgttgtttttatcattgatgtttgccgcttttcataaccagtctcctctaataactatggcgGTAGTCAACTTCAGAGTCAATTTGATGTTGTATTACgacagttgatggtattaaataCCACTTCTTAACCGGGTGAGGTCGTTACAGGTATTTAtggtcaattgaccataacatggatgccTTGGACACCCAGCTAATAATGCCCAGTCATTACAAGGAAATCTTGCCCGCTCTGCTGCTGATCAGAGGGTGcatactattgtagccatatattAAGCTCTGGTTATTGACTTGACctgtctgtcagttaagctgtaATGTATTAGTACTATAACATTTTGTCTTGTTTCTCCCCTAATGCTTTTCACACACTTAAAATTACtttaagtaaaaattaaaatagaagGGGAAAGGGTTGATCTACATTTCCAGTGAATACTTCTACAGAAACACAGATTCCATTAACATACCCTATCTTCTGGGGACTTTGTAGTTTTGTAACGTATACAACTCATCATGGCTTTTCTAAACACTGAGCAGTCCTGAAACTTTCCATATATATAATACTGATGAAACTGATTCCTGGAGGCTGATGAAAAGTAttatcaaaaaattaattttaccaGATTACAATAATACCTACATAACaaactgataataataataataaacatcatcatcattatcatcatcatcatcatcatcatcatcatcatcattatcatcattggTTTAAGGTCATTTCACCAACGAGTTGTTTCACCTACGTCCTGTCGTTTCGCTCACGTGTTACATTGTTTTGCTTATGTGTTTTTGCTTGATTACTACAAGTAAGTCTAATGTTGTCATACCATGGAAAACTTACATGCACAAAATCTCCATTTGTCAAAAAATTCCAGACACTTGGGTGCCTAcagagggaaataaaaaaagatttaattatttttacataTGTCTCTCTATCTTTATATAGCTCTCATATCATCAGTATGTGACTTCCCTAACCTAACTGTGGTCAATTCATTTTATCCATTCAGTTCATAAACCTCACTTGTCTTCCCAGTGATTGTCTAGACTATTGCAAACTCAATCTAAACAGCTTTGACTTTCCTGATTTTGTGTCATGACTTATGTTTCGTAGTTTTTCCTGTTGTTTATTTCTCCCTTCTCCACTTGGAAACGAAAAAATCATGCATCACAGGCCTGTACCCATTTCTACCCGGCTTCACCCCTACCCCCATCCCTACCCTTACCCCACACCCTCCCCCCACTCCCACCGCCAACTTTTACTTAACTGAAAGAAATAACAAGCGCGACCTGACTTGCATTCTGTTTCTCATGAatcaaaaaatgcatttttgccTAATTTACTTTTGGAGCTTGGTGGAAATATTTCCCCGATCTGAAAAAAAGCAATCGCCATACAGGATCTATTTCTGATGTAATTACCGATCAATATTACCGAAGGGTTCTACAGAACTATTTACCAATCAATCAGTGACAACATTTTAGAAAAAGTATGCCTTTAAAATATTACGGGATAAGAATAACCTACCTTAAATTCAGAGGTCGTCACGTTGTCATTTTCAACGATATTCTGTTCTCCAAAAATACTCGATGTCATGATCGAGACTTCGATCGAACTGTGCTCGGAAGACTGGATACGAACGACCGATTGGATTTCTGGGAGATTGTAAAATGATAGAAAAACAGCTCAGCTGTAATTGGAAGCGAGGCTAACGGAGAGGAAACATGTCTGAACCAAGGCAATTGCAAATTCAGGTGGAAGGGCTCCAAAATCTAAAGGAAACGTTAGAAGAGCATAAAGGAAAGCAGATAGTTGTGATGTTTATTGGATCGATGTTAGAGGAAGGCGATCATATCGGGGAAAGTTGGTGCCCGGACTGCCGAGATGGTAAGCACAGTTAATGGAATGATTGATGGCTCGATAATCGATAATACGAGGAAGAgccttttcagttttaaaaggttttgaaaTATAGATCTTTTGTTGGACAAGGCTTGTTGATCTTAACCATAATTATTTCTTCCTTGCATCAGTTGGCAGTTATCACCAGGTTTCCCAGAGAATTACAGTTAAtttcgatttgttttttttttctctccctcaAAGTGAGACTACACCCACGTCTCACTTTTTAACATGATCAGCTGTTTTTGTATCAAGTATTCATGTGCCGATGAAAAAGCCTTCATTTCCTTTGCCAGATTAATTTCGAGAGCCTGCATTATTTTTGCAGTTGTCCTATGAAACGATTAACTGttataaagataaaaaaaaatatccagtATTCGAAATTACCATTCCTTGTAAATGCTGGTTGCAGGACTAATATATTTATTAAGCAATAGCAATTAAAACGGTTCTGTAAACATGTGAAGCCTACCCGTGGGAGATGTTGGGAGAACAAGAGATttggcgagtgatttacaagctttttgaGTGTTCTCGTAACATcacaagtgggttatcacgctgGTAAACCTGGTGAaagtggtctattgcttttataaaataactttaagtttcctatgagtttaccggcacaataaaccataggtttttaaccaatcagaacgagcatgctatcttagttattttataaataaatatagcaGGACTGATATATACAAATTTAGCTTTTTTCCCAGGTCCATTAAAGAATGAAACGAACTTcccaaaacaatttttgaagctGCCAACACAGAGGCCTTCAAGCTTGCCTTGATGGCCCAGGCCAGATCCCGTTGAACATTTgaacatttgttatttttatatcaCCAGCACAAATTCACTGCATTGTGTTTTAGCTCACACAGCACGAGCACAGCACATATCTGCTGAAGATGGGTTGCACTGCCCTTTGCAGATCAGACATTTAGATTTAGAACTTAGTTTTTTTCAAGTGACTGTAGCTTTTTTTACCCTTCACTCCTAGGGATGCATCGTGGGGGGATATGTCATTTTAATTTGGTCAGCACTCATCTCCATACTCCAAACTGACATTTCCCACTCAGTGGCTCTCACAAGACATTTCTCTTTTCCTACATGAAATGTCTatgtctcttgaaatttctgcttgataaaatgttcatgaaagtctAAAAGCATCAATGGAAAGAGGCTCTGCTATAATCTTTATTATGTGCATGTAAAATGactgttgttctttttttctgacCACAAAAGATGAGCAAAACTCAACAATAAATTATACGGGAgactattaataattaatagtcTCCCGTATAATTTATTGTTGAGTTTTGCTCATCTTTTAGTTAACCACACTTGACTGTGGCGTCACAAACCATATAACAACAGAGGAAAGTATGTACCGAAGAAGTCTATTTTTGTGCACAAAAGCTACTTTTTATTGCCTTAAATGTGTCTAGTTTGGAAGATTATATACTGGAAAGGTTGGCAACAAAAAAGTTTACTGACCTTTGTGTACTAGCGCGTAGATAGATTACTGTGAAAAATCCCAAAAAATGTGGTTAATTATGCAACAAATGGCCGCCATTGATGAGTTATGCAACAAAATATTATGCGATGCACGATGGGAAGGGTGTTACATCCTCCTTTTTTAAGTAGAAGCAGTTTAATAAGCTTATTAATGTTTCACAATTTGCACATaattagtgtttttttttgttttttgttttttttaaatttataatcACACTTGGCATTCACTTACAATACAGCTACACAACTTAAAATACAAATACGGTACTAACTTACAACAAGACTACAAAATTTACTTACGTTACAGCTTTACTACTTACTTGTTTGCTATTTACTTACATTAAAATACCTAAAACTAGtttacaacaaaaagaaaaggactactaaagacaataaataaatgaaaagaaagaaagaaaaaaggcgaCTCCTCTGCCTAATAACGGTTTTTAGCAATAACTACTTGAGATAACATTGACAACAATTGCTAATATTAATTATAAATCATAAATATGTATAATTAGATGATTAATAAGATGATTAATAAACAGTGCGGAAAGATATGTGAAATAGATACTTTAATTAAGAAATATTGGCGGTATGTCTAGCTCTCAATTGCACTTTGGCCTTGGTTCATTTACAGAAAATGGATAAATAGGAAAGCTTTTATTTTACCAAAAGCTATGTAATGTTGAGAAGTGGACGTAAAGGATTCCATTTCTTAGAAGTTACATCAATGTTGTTGGACTCTATGTAAAAATGCGATTTAAGGGACATAAGAAAAGTTGTTAAATTCGGAATTTTCTGGTTGACCCTGCAGCTCCATATATAATATCTTGCCAGGAGAAAGCAGAAATTTAGTTGAAGTGAAAACTTAGAGGTGTCTGGTTTCAGGCCCAGATATACAGCAGTGTATTTTGGATAATCTATTGTTATTAGATTGATCTGCTTTAGTTTATCAGTCAAATTTTCCCAAAAGGTGGCTACTATTGTACAGTTCCAGAAGAGGTGGATTAGGTTTTCGGGATGGATGGTACAGAAAGAGCAGTTCGGGTCCTGCTTTATATCAATTTTTGTTAGGAAAAGGT
Protein-coding sequences here:
- the LOC140953200 gene encoding uncharacterized protein; its protein translation is MNICSKSERKVTDAKELDVTDKPKHAQDYKEIDNSQGRILIYPAEFDAENEKEYLDFQRWCQEDDTDMPSWPPEEETPKEEEKKSQIDEETDEDSDDESDDSYDWSPEYPEQYTVTSDPIPAEATISRPIAYLLFRDRAELLFQGITKAISSAKKSTKLSPLQEAVLKNINENRKLPRIALSLERTSFLVRVSVLRSSVPVYRDIRVPSNMNLRMFQTRVLCPVFDWDSKIMPLKYMYYLPHTCYPSGRRPLSNFKDIVFTTPYQDDFTGMVMTFNQEATNAEIIDDRNVCLVDFLQDAGNTLYYQHNLAIPVTLQLKLLQIGQEDTVELIGGTGISPPESDLVTDGPFDEQILGIDTFNLAIKWLQSVSIHESYKREGMRLLQIQLKDSKTFDPTKFDLPGARERLNRSIRHSTARTHLPITTGQSMAVMFSDDPRAIIRNLPKVSFLGMCKTCLKENVKLLKCGRCKSVFYCSKDCQKKDWKSHKAVCAVAYHK
- the LOC140953008 gene encoding synaptic plasticity regulator PANTS-like; amino-acid sequence: MTSSIFGEQNIVENDNVTTSEFKAPKCLEFFDKWRFCASSRNQFHQYYIYGKFQDCSVFRKAMMSCIRYKTTKSPEDRDFMIEVLRMNEIKFTSSSVWEKRENPREYWNSGRE